A part of Saimiri boliviensis isolate mSaiBol1 chromosome 11, mSaiBol1.pri, whole genome shotgun sequence genomic DNA contains:
- the HAO2 gene encoding 2-Hydroxyacid oxidase 2 isoform X3, with the protein MSQSGPEMSLVCLTDFQAHAREHLSKSTRDFIEGGADDSVTRDDNIAAFKRIRLRPRYLRDVSEVDTRTTIQGEKISAPIGIAPTGFHCLVWPDGEMSTARAAHSAGICYITSTVASCSLEDIVTAAPEGLRWFQLYVHPDRQLNKQLIHRVESLGFKALVITLDTPVCGNRRYDIQNQLRRNLTLKDLQSPKKGDSLPYFQMASISTSLCWNDLSWFQSITRLPIILKGILTREDAELAVKHNVQGIIVSNHGGRQLDEVLASIDALTEVVAAVKGKIEVYLDGGVRTGNDVLKALALGAKCVFLGRPILWGLACKAAGRSLRSIDT; encoded by the exons GTCCAGAAATGTCCTTGGTGTGTCTGACAGACTTTCAGGCTCATGCACGGGAGCACCTGTCTAAATCAACTCGGGATTTTATCGAAGGAGGAGCAGATGACAGCGTCACGCGGGATGACAACATTGCAGCATTTAAAAG AATTCGTCTCCGTCCCCGGTACCTGAGAGACGTGTCTGAGGTGGACACCAGGACCACGATCCAAGGGGAGAAGATCAGTGCCCCTATCGGCATCGCGCCCACAGGCTTCCACTGCCTTGTCTGGCCTGATGGAGAAATGAGCACAGCAAGAG CTGCCCATTCAGCTGGTATCTGCTACATCACCAGCACAGTTGCCAGCTGTAGCCTTGAAGACATTGTTACTGCAGCTCCCGAAGGCCTCCGATGGTTCCAACTCTACGTACATCCAGACCGGCAGCTGAACAAACAGCTGATCCACAGGGTAGAATCCCTGGGTTTTAAAGCTTTGGTAATAACTTTGGATACACCTGTATGTGGCAACAGACGATATGACATTCAAAACCAATTGAGGAGGAACTTAACACTAAAAGATCTTCAGTCACCCAAAAAG GGAGATTCTTTACCTTATTTCCAGATGGCTTCTATCAGCACTTCTCTCTGCTGGAACGATCTCTCCTGGTTTCAGAGCATAACTCGATTGCCCATCATCCTTAAAGGGATTTTGACAAGAGAGGACGCGGAGTTAGCTGTGAAGCACAATGTCCAGGGCATCATCGTTTCCAACCACGGTGGGAGGCAGCTTGATGAGGTTCTTGCTTCA ATTGATGCTTTGACAGAAGTGGTGGCTGCAGTAAAGGGGAAAATTGAAGTCTACCTGGATGGCGGGGTCCGAACTGGCAACGACGTGCTGAAGGCTCTGGCCCTTGGGGCTAAGTGTGTTTTTCTTGGGAGACCCATCCTCTGGGGTCTTGCCTGCAAG GCTGCCGGTCGGTCGCTGAGATCAATCGACACTTGA
- the HAO2 gene encoding 2-Hydroxyacid oxidase 2 isoform X1 — MSQSGPEMSLVCLTDFQAHAREHLSKSTRDFIEGGADDSVTRDDNIAAFKRIRLRPRYLRDVSEVDTRTTIQGEKISAPIGIAPTGFHCLVWPDGEMSTARAAHSAGICYITSTVASCSLEDIVTAAPEGLRWFQLYVHPDRQLNKQLIHRVESLGFKALVITLDTPVCGNRRYDIQNQLRRNLTLKDLQSPKKGDSLPYFQMASISTSLCWNDLSWFQSITRLPIILKGILTREDAELAVKHNVQGIIVSNHGGRQLDEVLASIDALTEVVAAVKGKIEVYLDGGVRTGNDVLKALALGAKCVFLGRPILWGLACKGEHGVKEVLNILTNEFHTSMALTGCRSVAEINRHLIQFSRL, encoded by the exons GTCCAGAAATGTCCTTGGTGTGTCTGACAGACTTTCAGGCTCATGCACGGGAGCACCTGTCTAAATCAACTCGGGATTTTATCGAAGGAGGAGCAGATGACAGCGTCACGCGGGATGACAACATTGCAGCATTTAAAAG AATTCGTCTCCGTCCCCGGTACCTGAGAGACGTGTCTGAGGTGGACACCAGGACCACGATCCAAGGGGAGAAGATCAGTGCCCCTATCGGCATCGCGCCCACAGGCTTCCACTGCCTTGTCTGGCCTGATGGAGAAATGAGCACAGCAAGAG CTGCCCATTCAGCTGGTATCTGCTACATCACCAGCACAGTTGCCAGCTGTAGCCTTGAAGACATTGTTACTGCAGCTCCCGAAGGCCTCCGATGGTTCCAACTCTACGTACATCCAGACCGGCAGCTGAACAAACAGCTGATCCACAGGGTAGAATCCCTGGGTTTTAAAGCTTTGGTAATAACTTTGGATACACCTGTATGTGGCAACAGACGATATGACATTCAAAACCAATTGAGGAGGAACTTAACACTAAAAGATCTTCAGTCACCCAAAAAG GGAGATTCTTTACCTTATTTCCAGATGGCTTCTATCAGCACTTCTCTCTGCTGGAACGATCTCTCCTGGTTTCAGAGCATAACTCGATTGCCCATCATCCTTAAAGGGATTTTGACAAGAGAGGACGCGGAGTTAGCTGTGAAGCACAATGTCCAGGGCATCATCGTTTCCAACCACGGTGGGAGGCAGCTTGATGAGGTTCTTGCTTCA ATTGATGCTTTGACAGAAGTGGTGGCTGCAGTAAAGGGGAAAATTGAAGTCTACCTGGATGGCGGGGTCCGAACTGGCAACGACGTGCTGAAGGCTCTGGCCCTTGGGGCTAAGTGTGTTTTTCTTGGGAGACCCATCCTCTGGGGTCTTGCCTGCAAG GGTGAACATGGTGTTAAGGAAgttttgaacattttaacaaatgaatTCCACACTTCCATGGCCCTTACAG GCTGCCGGTCGGTCGCTGAGATCAATCGACACTTGATCCAGTTTTCCAGGCTCTGA
- the HAO2 gene encoding 2-Hydroxyacid oxidase 2 isoform X2, with protein MSLVCLTDFQAHAREHLSKSTRDFIEGGADDSVTRDDNIAAFKRIRLRPRYLRDVSEVDTRTTIQGEKISAPIGIAPTGFHCLVWPDGEMSTARAAHSAGICYITSTVASCSLEDIVTAAPEGLRWFQLYVHPDRQLNKQLIHRVESLGFKALVITLDTPVCGNRRYDIQNQLRRNLTLKDLQSPKKGDSLPYFQMASISTSLCWNDLSWFQSITRLPIILKGILTREDAELAVKHNVQGIIVSNHGGRQLDEVLASIDALTEVVAAVKGKIEVYLDGGVRTGNDVLKALALGAKCVFLGRPILWGLACKGEHGVKEVLNILTNEFHTSMALTGCRSVAEINRHLIQFSRL; from the exons ATGTCCTTGGTGTGTCTGACAGACTTTCAGGCTCATGCACGGGAGCACCTGTCTAAATCAACTCGGGATTTTATCGAAGGAGGAGCAGATGACAGCGTCACGCGGGATGACAACATTGCAGCATTTAAAAG AATTCGTCTCCGTCCCCGGTACCTGAGAGACGTGTCTGAGGTGGACACCAGGACCACGATCCAAGGGGAGAAGATCAGTGCCCCTATCGGCATCGCGCCCACAGGCTTCCACTGCCTTGTCTGGCCTGATGGAGAAATGAGCACAGCAAGAG CTGCCCATTCAGCTGGTATCTGCTACATCACCAGCACAGTTGCCAGCTGTAGCCTTGAAGACATTGTTACTGCAGCTCCCGAAGGCCTCCGATGGTTCCAACTCTACGTACATCCAGACCGGCAGCTGAACAAACAGCTGATCCACAGGGTAGAATCCCTGGGTTTTAAAGCTTTGGTAATAACTTTGGATACACCTGTATGTGGCAACAGACGATATGACATTCAAAACCAATTGAGGAGGAACTTAACACTAAAAGATCTTCAGTCACCCAAAAAG GGAGATTCTTTACCTTATTTCCAGATGGCTTCTATCAGCACTTCTCTCTGCTGGAACGATCTCTCCTGGTTTCAGAGCATAACTCGATTGCCCATCATCCTTAAAGGGATTTTGACAAGAGAGGACGCGGAGTTAGCTGTGAAGCACAATGTCCAGGGCATCATCGTTTCCAACCACGGTGGGAGGCAGCTTGATGAGGTTCTTGCTTCA ATTGATGCTTTGACAGAAGTGGTGGCTGCAGTAAAGGGGAAAATTGAAGTCTACCTGGATGGCGGGGTCCGAACTGGCAACGACGTGCTGAAGGCTCTGGCCCTTGGGGCTAAGTGTGTTTTTCTTGGGAGACCCATCCTCTGGGGTCTTGCCTGCAAG GGTGAACATGGTGTTAAGGAAgttttgaacattttaacaaatgaatTCCACACTTCCATGGCCCTTACAG GCTGCCGGTCGGTCGCTGAGATCAATCGACACTTGATCCAGTTTTCCAGGCTCTGA